Below is a window of Malus domestica chromosome 13, GDT2T_hap1 DNA.
TGTAACACAGAATGTCAATGTGAACTGAGACGCATAAGATGGTCAAATATTCCATACAACTCGCCATCTTTTGTCTGCCAAGGCGGCGCTTAAAGCCTTAAAGCGCACCAACCAGAATTCCCATTTCTTTTTGGAGTTATGCCAAACCTGGTCAAAACTCAAAAGTAcattttttagtttgtatttacTCGTGCATATATTCGTTTAAGGAGAAATTtagttcacatttttttttgctactctattgattaaaatcttatttattttcaatttttgatcaagctCCTTGGGTAgtaataacattattaattatttgaataataaaatatttttatttttaaatataatcctttagtgttaaaaatgttacaattaatatatttatatttatggctaaattttttatcatatatttttatttttagtttgtacctatttttaatttgcacccatatattagtttctttttgtgtccatattttttaaagttttatttgtatttgtacccatgtgtaaaCCGTTATGTgatattgtatatttaatcaatgatagaaaaattacatatggtatatttatgttttatgcctaaactttgtatcatatatttatatttttagtttgtacccacttttaatttgcaacattttttttaaatttgtagtattttatttttagttttattttgtacccatgtattaatttatgttagcacctatatttttaaaaattcatttgtactcataattttttaatcttttctctgtactctaatttatttataatgtacccattcttctttattaatgtaccactttgttatatgtgaaatgtaccaatttttttgtaaaatgtaccaatttttttaacggATACAtttttttgccatttattatttcttatttttacatagtttttatccatttattcaatcaaaatgtttgaatttttttatggtaaccgtttctaatattattataatgagggattttaaatttataggattataaatctcataaaatattaaacaattaatgtcaaaactataaaaatataaatattaattgtaatataatgaggtgtacaaagtcaagggactgtGATTAAACTTTGtataccattaaggttttagtcaaagaatgttaaggattaaggaccgcatccaaagtatcccttcaTTTAATCAACTCTATATATCCGCGTCCAGAAGACTTTGAAATCTCCGTAGAAATAAAATTCTCCGCCTACTAATCAAGTATTTTGAGTTATCATGCATGCATGAAGTGGAGAGCTTAGCACTATCACCATCACCTTATCCACTGGCTCCAACTTGATTAAACTTTTGATTTCTTGCGCCAAAAGCATTGCAGCGTTAACTGCATTTAGCTTGAGGAAAAGTAAACGCGTCCATATGCATGCAACGCGTTAATAACATAGCAAGAGGGCCTGCTGGTTTGGCACCACTCGAGCCGACGAGCACTATAAATTTAACTCCCTAACGGAATAATCCACAACACCGTCTGCTGCCATTTGCTGCATACAACTCTTTCACATATCAAAGCAAATTACATTCTCATTGCTCATCAACATTACTGTTACAAGATGAAGATTGAAGTAATTGAGAAAGCTTGCATTAAGCCTTCTATGCCAACCCCACCCCACCTTCGTAAACACGAGTTTTCTTTTCTCGACCAAATCGCCACTCCCATTTTCATGCCTATGATCCTTTTCTACAATAATGATCATGGCAATGACGCCATAACATACTCAGACAAGGTAAAACAATCCTTATCTAAGACCCTGACACAATATTATCCATTGGCTGGACGTGTCATTGAAAATGCCTACGTCAATTGCAATGACCAAGGTGCCCCTTACGTCCAAGCCCGAGTTAGGTCCCCGCTTTCTGATGTCATATCCCAACCCGACCCAAACCAACTCAACCAACTACTCCCATGCAAACTAGACAATGTCGGTGACTTGGTTCTTGCTGTCCAAGTCAACGTGTTCGATTGTGGTGGCATGGCTATTGGAATTTGCATTTCTCACAAAGTTGCTGATGCATTGTCACTCATCATGTTCCTCAACAGTTGGGCATCGATATCTCGTGGGGATTGCAACATTAAAAATAGTACAGTCAGTCCTCCAATTTTTGATTTGGCCACGCACTTTCCACCTAGAAGCATATCAGGGTTCAAACCAAGCACTGGGATCACTAGAGAAAAAATTGTTACAAAAAGGTTTGTTTTCAGTGCTTCCACGGTTGCTTCTCTTAGGTCA
It encodes the following:
- the LOC103452080 gene encoding stemmadenine O-acetyltransferase-like; its protein translation is MKIEVIEKACIKPSMPTPPHLRKHEFSFLDQIATPIFMPMILFYNNDHGNDAITYSDKVKQSLSKTLTQYYPLAGRVIENAYVNCNDQGAPYVQARVRSPLSDVISQPDPNQLNQLLPCKLDNVGDLVLAVQVNVFDCGGMAIGICISHKVADALSLIMFLNSWASISRGDCNIKNSTVSPPIFDLATHFPPRSISGFKPSTGITREKIVTKRFVFSASTVASLRSKYTDNKTNERKPTRIEALSAFIWARVIASTQGKPNPNTLYKVLHAVNLRTRMDPPLPEYHFGNVSRFAMSSPSFDEGEDMCYGMVGQMREAIKTIDGDYMAKIKDGNAHLKFLKQRAEEFMKGEVASFSFTSLCRFPLYETDFGWGKPVWVASASLTFKNLVVFMDAGSSGGIEVWVNLKEEDMAKFQDDEQLLACSYPAQEAKV